A genomic region of Corticium candelabrum chromosome 6, ooCorCand1.1, whole genome shotgun sequence contains the following coding sequences:
- the LOC134180754 gene encoding allene oxide synthase-lipoxygenase protein-like yields MSDIKDHLNVLIVCALESELQAAVAVLESGTNSKFEHKYTHPTDLSMLNNFPCAMFLANQEHLKLKANAIWTKNYEASLKCGRRSTNMAGVGGFGTLTVARNGQFPPNEIFNPGSVYPLRLRHSNALGTDDRAMDILGVAIKLADVDEGGPLDLPFSSGEGLLYCNGPALDDLFQGPLSGDLEKYKAYLKKNGSYYRNLVNMMRRGPSSYDQVHYYAQLTYKYCGLDGIQRHCRYRIVPANDGPESGLLDDEDQKFPWNGGPRPTDTRSPNYLKQEFASRLEKETIEYRLQIQIRNRESSDDKEVYNPSLPWDRTIFPWIDLAHITLTQPLHPAVAERTRFNFMNQPASLHVEDEADSVYDYRSVAHLRQAATSGSFEGRKRFREIVNSNYTTPTTVDGVEAIADTCYSVNVKGVKLSGSSVGATAYCVIVGDKKRTDSIDLIGVIGSGCGGETIGTSCEIGNVIAIKISYTSHENAACYIEKVIVEKDGDTFKFPCYQWIQGETTIKTGRATFAQQDNGQVRASRTVELHKWRSLLSWKKVPTQPSTVNIDQIGQLPIQLQLSEKQHRLMSDPLKSGSDCLMLHPFLGVNKTASKLTDYRQLLRVQINGGPIVADVWQDDHEFGRQFLQGINPLLVKRVGTQGLPEKFSVTDFTVRGSLGRGVTLQQEIQAGHVYMVDYSVLDGITTQLRTYTAPAMGLFLVTAAGEFTPIAIQLSYGPTADTPIFTPQDNSNDWLYAKIFLKNADVQYHQVISRLFLTHFVIEPMAISMYHNLASCHPVFKLLQPCVRNTISVCKLTRKHLIDKDGPLGKLLSVGTEGIDELLKKAYKQFDFRDLVLPVALTQRGVIDTQKLPNYHYRDDGLMLWHATKSFVEEIISVCYNCDDDVRRDEELQSFIEELNNSGLPFDSGNGEKKHGIPTFIGGINELVTIVTAIMFAATTQQAALNNGQVDYIGFCPNAPMSLRRPPPKDKGRIDIKAILCALPDINAAATQAAIAFTLSQIGKDEGCLGQYPEGYFGDVACNRAVVNFQRRLRDIERQIRERNKTVEVPYTYLLPSKIPMCMAM; encoded by the exons ATGTCTGATATTAAAGATCATTTGAACGTTCTCATTGTTTGCGCTTTGGAGTCGGAACTGCAGGCGGCTGTAGCAGTCTTGGAAAGTGGAACAAACAGCAAGTTCgaacacaaatacacacatccCACCGACCTCAGTATGCTCAAC AATTTCCCCTGCGCTATGTTCTTGGCCAACCAGGAGCATTTGAAATTAAAAGCCAATGCAATCTGGACCAAAAATTATGAAGCATCTCTCAAGTGCGGCCGAAGGTCTACAAACATGGCTGGTGTGGGAGGTTTTGGAACACTTACTGTTGCACGAAATGGTCAGTTTCCACCCAACGAAATATTTAACCCTGGAAGTGTATATCCACTTCGACTTCGTCACTCCAACGCTCTTGGGACTGATGACCGAGCTATGGACATTCTTGGTGTCGCAATCAAACTGGCTGATGTTGATGAGGGTGGACCACTGGATTTGCCCTTCTCCTCTGGAGAGGGTCTGCTCTATTGTAATGGCCCCGCTCTTGATGATTTATTCCAGGGTCCTCTCAGTGGAGATCTTGAGAAGTACAAAGCTTACTTGAAGAAGAATGGTAGCTA CTATCGAAATCTTGTCAACATGATGCGTCGTGGTCCGAGCTCCTACGATCAAGTCCACTACTATGCTCAACTGACCTACAAATACTGTGGTCTAGATGGCATCCAACGTCATTGCCGCTACCGTATTGTACCTGCTAATGATGGTCCTGAGAGTGGACTCCTTGATGATGAAGATCAAAAATTTCCCTG GAATGGAGGACCTCGTCCTACCGATACTCGCTCTCCAAACTACTTGAAACAGGAATTTGCTTCTCGTTTGGAGAAGGAAACAATTGAGTATCGATTGCAGATACAAATTCGCAACCGTGAAAGCAGtgatgacaaagaagtttACAACCCATCTCTACCTTGGGATCGCACAATTTTTCCCTGGATAGATCTCGCGCACATCACGCTTACTCAACCTCTTCATCCGGCAGTCGCCGAACGCACTCGTTTCAATTTCATGAATCAGCCCGCTTCCCTACACGTCGAAGATGAAGCAGATTCAGTTTATGATTATCGATCAGTGGCTCATCTCAGGCAAGCCGCAACATCGGGAAGCTTTGAAGGCCGCAAACGATTCCGTGAAATTGTCAACAGCAACTATACTACACCAACTACCGTCGATGGAGTAGAAGCAATTGCAGACACGTGTTACTCAGTCAACGTCAAGGGGGTGAAACTTTCTGGCTCTTCGGTAGGAGCGACTGCTTATTGTGTAATTGTTGGCGATAAGAAGAGAACAGATTCTATCGATCTGATCGGAGTGATTGGGTCAGGATGTGGAGGGGAGACTATTGGCACG TCCTGTGAAATTGGCAACGTTATTGCCATCAAAATCTCCTACACTTCTCACGAAAATGCTGCATGCTACATTGAAAAGGTGATCGTCGAAAAAGATGGAGATACATTCAAATTTCCTTGCTACCAGTGGATTCAGGGAGAAACCACAATCAAGACTGGACGAG CAACCTTTGCTCAGCAAGACAATGGCCAAGTTAGAGCATCACGTACTGTCGAGTTGCACAAATGGCGTAGCTTGCTAAGCTGGAAGAAGGTGCCAACACAGCCATCAACCGTCAACATAGATCAGATCGGTCAACTTCCTATCCAACTTCAACTGAGTGAGAAACAGCACCGCCTCATGTCTGACCCTCTCAAGTCAGGCAGTGACTGTCTCATGCTGCATCCATTCTTGGGAGTGAACAAGACAGCTAGCAAACTAACTGACTACAGGCAGTTGTTGCGTGTACAG ATCAACGGTGGACCGATTGTTGCTGATGTTTGGCAAGATGATCATGAATTTGGCCGACAATTTTTGCAAGGCATTAACCCATTGCTCGTCAAACGTGTGGGAACACAAGGATTGCCAGAAAAGTTTTCGGTCACTGACTTTACTGTCCGTGGATCACTAGGACGGGGAGTAACTTTACAACAAGAGATTCAG GCTGGTCATGTTTACATGGTTGACTACAGTGTACTAGACGGTATTACTACTCAGCTCAGGACCTACACAGCTCCGGCCATGGGTCTGTTTCTAGTGACAGCGGCTGGAGAATTTACTCCAATTGCCATTCAATTGAGCTACGGACCAACTGCTGATACACCTATATTCACTCCACAAGACAACTCAAATGATTGGCTCTATGCAAAGATTTTCCTTAAAAATGCAGATGTTCAA TATCATCAAGTGATTTCTCGTCTATTCTTGACTCATTTTGTCATCGAACCAATGGCAATATCAATGTACCATAACTTGGCTTCCTGTCATCCTGTCTTCAAGCTGTTACAGCCGTGTGTTCGAAACACCATCAGCGTGTGCAAACTGACTCGTAAACACCTCATTGACAAAGACGGACCGCTTGGCAAGCTTTTGTCCGTCGGTACAGAAGGAATAGATGAGCTACTGAAAA AGGCTTACAAACAATTTGATTTCCGTGACCTGGTGTTGCCCGTTGCTCTCACTCAGCGAGGAGTGATTGATACTCAAAAGCTACCCAACTACCACTATCGCGACGATGGTCTCATGCTGTGGCACGCCACCAAGTCCTTTGTCGAGGAGATCATTTCTGTATGTTACAATTGTGATGACGACGTCAGGCGTGATGAAGAGCTGCAATCCTTTATTGAAGAGCTCAACAACTCCGGTCTGCCTTTCGACTCCGGCAACGGCGAGAAAAAGCACGGCATTCCTACCTTTATTGGAGGAATAAACGAGCTCGTCACCATCGTGACGGCCATCATGTTTGCTGCTACCACGCAACAAGCCGCTCTCAACAACGGGCAAGTTGATTACATTGGCTTCTGTCCAAACGCGCCAATGTCTCTACGCCGTCCACCTCCTAAAGATAAAGGTCGCATAGATATAAAAGCCATTCTGTGCGCCTTGCCTGATATCAATGCTGCAGCTACACAAGCCGCCATCGCCTTTACATTAAGTCAAATTGGAAAAGACGAG GGCTGTCTTGGTCAGTATCCCGAAGGATACTTTGGCGATGTTGCGTGCAATCGCGCCGTCGTGAATTTTCAGCGCCGACTGCGTGATATCGAGAGGCAAATCAGAGAGAGAAACAAGACGGTGGAGGTTCCGTACACGTATCTGCTGCCGAGCAAGATTCCAATGTGCATGGCCATGTAG